GCTACATATGTTTTGTTGCCGGTGTTAAATacatacaatttaaaaatagaataaaaaagATGCAAGAAGGTTGATTACGCTGTAAacaaatatacaaatattttattgcacacacacacacagagagagtgagagagacAGCCACGTGGTGGAGATGATACCGGGAAAGAGACAGAAAAAGATGGTACAACAATTAGTTCAGGTTTAGTTAGTACTTGGGCCTTGGCACTTTTCACAGATTCTAGTCGCGAAACACTGCGTTAGCTGCATTATCTTGTAAAAACAAATAGGGTTTAACGTATATGTTTGCGGGTTCGACACATCGTCACTGGCATTGGCATTGGAATTGGAACTGGCTGGAGACAGCGGGAATCACATCTACTTATCTACTCATCCTCTAACATTCCATTTCAACTTTGGGTGGCTCGGCCACCTCCGCCGCAGCCTTGGCGTTCATCTCCTGCAAAATGTCATCGTCAGCCGGCACCATGGGCGGTGGCTCCACGATCAGTTTCGAGTCCATGGCCGCCTCAATTTTGGCTCCCATGCACGGCGGTATCGCCGTTCTAAACACATTCAATTCCATTTCTATGGCAGGAtatcaaaatcaataaatgaCTCTAATCGCAGACGGACAATTACAAATTTAAATCTCACAGTTAGTGATAAAATTCGAAATACTTAAATACCGataattaaaagtttaaagaTTCAAGAGTTTCCcgttttgttttcattaaaaCCCAATTCGATTCTTACCTGCTGCTATGCCGGCAATGGCCTGTGCAGCAAAATGCTTCACGTCCACATCCGTGTCCGCGTTCAGTTTGTCGAGTGTGGGCTTTACTTGGGAATCGATTACGCTGGCCTCGAGGAAGGGAGAGATTTTCTGCAGGGTCTTGGCCACGTTGAAGCGAACATTTGCGACGGGATCGGCAGCAAGCAGGATAACTGTCGGCAAAAGCAGCTTGGTAGTGATGTCTGTGCCGCACACCTCGGCCAAGACGTTCAGGCAGAACAAGCAGGTCAttcctgaaaaaaatatttaatgtatTCCAAAAGGTTCCAAGAGTTCTCAGGTTCTCAAGCTTACTGTGCAAATAGTTCTTGTTGCGTGACATAACCAGGATCATGGGAATAATGGCCTGTTCGGCCCATGGAGCTCCAAACTGTTCGACCAGTTTCTTCATGTTAAGGGTAGCTGCCTCTCGGATGGCATAAACATGATCGTTAAGCCATCCCATGCACAGGCCTCGGAGTTTCTGGTCAAAGAACTCCTGACCCAGCTGACCGGCCAGGGCAGGCATGTACTCAATGATGGCTAGGCGCACGCGCCACTTCGAGTCCTCGGCCAACTCGACAATTGCTGGCAGGAGCGACTGTGACAGCTGCTGGATGCCGATAACATCGTTCACACAATCCAGATTCGAAATAATGTTGAGACGCACTTCCGGGCATTCATCCTTAAGCTGGATGAGGAACAGAGGCAATAGTTGTTCTACAGTCTGGTAGGCTCCCAACATCGGGCTCAGTCCCATGATGACTGAGGCCAAGGCAGACTTGACGTGGGGGTTGGGATCAGAGACCAAATCGCGTACGTAGGGCAAAATAGAGCTCAAGATGATCTGGACTTGGTTGGCCTTGTCCAGGTTGGCACAAAAGTCCTTCACCTTAGTGGCAACTGCGGCGCGTACCTCGGCCTCAGCGTCCTTGAGCAAGTATTGGAAGGCAGGCACCAGATCTACGCGAGTGATCTCAGGACCCACGGCCTTCTGAAGGTCAACAAACTTCTCGGCAACCATGTACCGCACTCGCCAGGATGAATCACTTGCGCATTGCCGAAGAGTTGGCAGAACCAGCTAAGTAAAAGAATAACTCAATTGGCTTGAAGCGTTTAGGGTTTAAGATTCCACTTACGTGCTCAACATCGTCCTGGGGGAGCAGTTGTGCAATACTGACGCATGCCTCGACAGCCAAAAGGCGCACAGAgtccttaaataaaagtataagTATTTTATGTTgtgtttatgttttgattttattaaagttaCGCACCTGATCGTCCTGAGCTAGCTGAACAAAGTTCGGAATCAAGTCAGATTTGAGGTACTCTGTCTCCACGACCTTTGCGAACTCGCCCAGCTTGTTGGCCGCCGCACGGCGCACCATCGGAGTCTCATCCTGGCAGAGCTTGCGGAAGTTTGCTCGCAGCTCGGCCTTCACGGGTTGTGTGACCCTAGGATAACAGACCGAGAAAAGTCCACAAGCAGATGTACGCGAGGTAAACCAGTCGCCTGAAACCAAGCGCTGCAACGTCGGCACTACATGAATCTCCAGGTCCTGGGCGCTGTGCTCCGCAGCAACAGTGCGCAGGGATTCAACGGCCTTGTCCCGCACCACGGTCTCCTCGACGGTTGCCAAGCTCTCGAGTGGTGGAATCAAGTACATAGCGAACTCAGGGCCACCGACAAGACCTTTttgaaaagaatataaaaatgattttcttttaaattttatgctATCAACTTACTTGTAAAGTTGCCCAGCTGATCTGCCAAAGCCAGCAATACTTCGTCCTCATCGTAGATGGTTTCAGTGAGGAAGGGAATCAACTCAGACCGAGTGCGCTCTTCGCCCAAAGCTAGGGCAATCGTAGAGAGCTTTTTGATAGAGTTGAGACGCAACTAGAAGCAGAAAAATTAAGGGGGGAATAAGTGATAAGATGTTCTTCAAATAATAGAGAAAAATTTTAGCCagataataaatataaataaaatctgtTACTTTAAATGGCCTTGGGAGTCTAAACAAATAATGCAATTGATGTATcggaatttattaaaattttgctacAACTTTAGGTCAATtacttattttaataatagtttaataaagttttaaacaaaaaaaataccaaaaaactACAACGcaatatttgcaaaaaaaaaaactatataccAGCCACAATCCGTGCTTTGAACACACAATCGATTAAGACCTTTTTATAGCGTTTTAGGAGATTTAGTAAATTATAAGGCTTTTATTTTGGCCGCAAATGTATGCACATTCGCACACACAGTTACACGTTCGCACACCCACATAAATAGCTATGCATACTATGACGCATTTTTGCACAAATACACATTTGTGGCAGGACCGAGGGCACGCGTCTGCATTTAGCACCTCGACATTTCGCAAGTTCGAGAAACGCATCGGACACGCATTAACTAGTAATACTAACCTGTACATCCTCGTTTTTCAACTCATCAATAAGGACCGCAATGGGATATAGAGAATCGTCGACGGATTTGTCGCTTGCTGCCATTTTTTCTGCCGTCTCTGCTACACACACGCACTGAAAATCGGTTTTTCTACTCTGCAGGCAACACACTCGATTTTGCCCTTTGGCGATTCGCAAATAACTCGTTCACGGCTACAAAACAATTTCACAATCTTTTTGGTTATACCTGCTCCACTTTGCAAGTTTGCTACAACAAAATCTATGATTAGTTTTCCAAAGAAAATGGGACTTCGTCGCTtggcaaattatttttcacttCCAAGTGACACAACGGGAGCGATAACGATAATGAGGCTGTGTCTACATTGGacagtatttattttatcgatatatcgaaactgaaacacagaaaaataccaaaactaGAACCATGGGCCATGGGCCGGCTTAAGATgagtatattttattgatgCTTAATTTTCTAGGAAGGTTACAAACTCGGTTAACTTAAGCAATTGGTCGTCGTTGCTGCGACTGGGTGGTGCTTCTCTGATCTTGGGTTTCAAGATAACACGGTCGCCATCCAGCTCTTCGCCCCAATTCAGGGCTGTGCAGGTTTTTTTCAGCTCCTCCTCGGACATTTGCGACAGCTCCAATAGGTTCTGCTGGTAGATGGACACATAGGCGCTTCCCATTAGATTGAACAGCTCCTCGCGTTGTTTTACTAAAATGTTCCGATTTAATTTCTATTGAAGGTATCTTCGAGAGTGTGACCTACCTAGCAGATCCTCTATGGGAGCTCTGACCTTTTCAGACCACTCGTACTTTATGTTTCTAAAGAAGTCGGCGTAATTGTTGTGCTGCAGCGCCAAATTGAGCAGATTAAGTTGGTTAAGTTCTTTGTCATCCTTCAGTTTGTCGGGAATACGCATCCACAGTAATTTGGCATTGGCCCTGAAATTTATTTACCAATGTCATAAACGTAATAAACAATGACAAATGAACTTACAATTTGTTTTGATAAAGATATATGGCGAGTAGTTGCTGGTAGACATCGGCGCCCAACTCGAATTGCTGTGTAAACACAAGAATTTGATTGTATTCAAAAgggatatttattttttaagtgttTACCTCAAACTCCTCGCCTTCTAGCCGCTCCAGCAGATCTTCGTATtcatttaaatgcatttttattatattcttAATTTTGCTAAAATTGGTATGACCTTTTGTTGAATGACAGTAAAAACAACCCTGTGTTTGTAGAGATTTTATTCAATCGATATTTTTTCCAATAAATTGGAAACAATGGATTTTATTGGAATTAAATGTGTAAAAGTTTTCTGAAgagagaaatatttttaaacctttGCCATAATACGAAATTTTAGATTAAAGAACCATTCCATTGAACGATAGTACTAATCGTTGTTATCGATAGCCCTTTGACAGGTCTCCACAAAAGCAGTGCTGTCAACGTGCCAAAAGTCTCCACCTTCTTTTCGGTGTCAAAAACTAGACTATCAAGATGGGTCGTATGCACGCTCCTGGGTAAAAATGCGATTTCCTAATGTTTCCAAAGCACTCGAGTGCACCAAAACATTTGCAAAATGTGTCTGCCGCGCGGGATGAGCCCTTGAATATGTTTAATGCGGCCCTTGGCTTCTGCCGGCCTGTGAAAAGTCTCAGCGAAGGCAAGCACATGGTGCAAACGTCTCGGTTTTGACATTCACCGCCACAACGCGAACTAACGACTTGATTAATTTCTTCGCAGCAAGGGTATTTCCCAGTCGGCTCTGCCCTACAGACGTACCGTGCCTTCCTGGCTGAAGCTGAACGCTGAAGATGTCAAGGATCAGATTAAGAAGCTGGGCAAGAAGGGTCTGACTCCCTCCAAAATCGGTATGTGCGCTAATGTTGTTGTTTGAGGTTATGTTAATTTTTTCCCTTATTGTTTGTAGGCATCATCCTCCGTGACTCGCACGGCGTTGCCCAGGTGCGTTTCGTTAACGGAAACAAGATCCTGCGCATCATGAAGGCGGTTGGTCTGAAGCCCGACATTCCTGAGGATCTGTACCACATGATCAAGAAGGCTGTCGCCATCCGCAAGCATCTGGAGCGTAACCGCAAGGACAAGGATGGCAAGTTCCGTCTGATTCTGGTCGAGTCCAGAATTCACCGTCTGGCCCGCTACTACAAGACAAAGAGCGTCCTGCCACCCAACTGGAAATACGAGTCGAGCACCGCCTCCGCCTTGGTGGCCTAAGCGTCCTCGATCCGTCTGCTTTCCGCGTTCGTTAGTTGGTAGTTTGTTTTCAATCTTGTGGGCTTACATTCTTAACAATGTACAACAAATAAACCCAACAGAAATAAAACTGGAAATCGGAACTATTTTATAGAATCTATCAGCAGCTGTGTAAATTTCTTGGAGGATATGCAGCTtgtttttgaacattttttgactgcaattacattaaaattaaatatttctgcCACTCGGAATTCAACGAGATAGCTTGAAACACCTTTAGTGTTCAGTGGACTtggttttgtttacaatttggctttttttttattatccaAAAGATTTTGTTTGCCCTAAACCGGTTTGTCATCAACCGGCTACCTAAATCCCTGGGTTTCCCTTGAAAAGCCTTTAAAAATCTAACTGAAATTTTATTTGGTAATATCCTTTAAGCTTAATCAAATCTTAATCAATGatattttggctttttttttattatccaAAAGATTTGATTTGGCCTAAACCGGTTTGGCATCAACCGGCTACCTAAACCCCTTGGTTTTCCTTAAAAAGCCTTTGAAAATCTAACTGAAATGGCATTTGGTAATAATTCTTTAAGTTTACACAAAGCTTAATAAATGGAAATGATTGTTTTCCCTACTCCTTTTTTCATTATCGGGAGTAGGGAAAATTCATTTATTGCATTGCACTTGttgattcattttttatgaagCAGCATGTTAAATATATACAGAATCGATGTACTTTCTGTATCACTCTCACATGTGAATTTCCATTTACAGTCAAGCTTTATGACACGGAATTTATGAAGGATTCAATTTAAttcattattttctttaaaaactgaAATTGAGAAGAATTAAGAACGGTATTTTATGAAGAACTGTTTCTATCTTCATAGATATTGTTcatatcttcttttaaaaaatttttttctgtgtttcTCTATTAGATCAAAATCTATtgatatatgaaatatatctactaatattttccatattttaatattatagcAATATTATAAAAACTCCACTTTTAAATATATCGCAATCattgacaaaaaaaagtgGTGGTTCTTGATAGGAAAGCTCGCCTGTACGCTCGCTTGCGCCCAGGGGCGACGTTCGTATTAAGAACCGATAGTGCCGTCAGAAGCTTGCTTCCCTTCCCGGCGTTCGGACCAaagtttgttttattatttatttgtaatttttcgTTGCCGCCAGCCGTGGCCGGACCTTCTCTATCTGATTTCTCACGTTTCGGGGAACAATTCGCCATTGTTGAATGTAAACAATATTGAAAAACGTATGTACAAGTGATTTGCAACTGAcggtaattattttaattgtgcTCACTGGATTGCTAAGCTTTGGTAAATTGTGTGTTTGAAAAAATCCATGTGATTAGATAATTTacagaaaaacgaaaaaccatCGAT
This region of Drosophila bipectinata strain 14024-0381.07 chromosome 2L, DbipHiC1v2, whole genome shotgun sequence genomic DNA includes:
- the Pp2A-29B gene encoding serine/threonine-protein phosphatase PP2A 65 kDa regulatory subunit isoform X2, with the protein product MAASDKSVDDSLYPIAVLIDELKNEDVQLRLNSIKKLSTIALALGEERTRSELIPFLTETIYDEDEVLLALADQLGNFTSLVGGPEFAMYLIPPLESLATVEETVVRDKAVESLRTVAAEHSAQDLEIHVVPTLQRLVSGDWFTSRTSACGLFSVCYPRVTQPVKAELRANFRKLCQDETPMVRRAAANKLGEFAKVVETEYLKSDLIPNFVQLAQDDQDSVRLLAVEACVSIAQLLPQDDVEHLVLPTLRQCASDSSWRVRYMVAEKFVDLQKAVGPEITRVDLVPAFQYLLKDAEAEVRAAVATKVKDFCANLDKANQVQIILSSILPYVRDLVSDPNPHVKSALASVIMGLSPMLGAYQTVEQLLPLFLIQLKDECPEVRLNIISNLDCVNDVIGIQQLSQSLLPAIVELAEDSKWRVRLAIIEYMPALAGQLGQEFFDQKLRGLCMGWLNDHVYAIREAATLNMKKLVEQFGAPWAEQAIIPMILVMSRNKNYLHRMTCLFCLNVLAEVCGTDITTKLLLPTVILLAADPVANVRFNVAKTLQKISPFLEASVIDSQVKPTLDKLNADTDVDVKHFAAQAIAGIAAATTLKNGKL
- the Pp2A-29B gene encoding serine/threonine-protein phosphatase PP2A 65 kDa regulatory subunit isoform X3, whose product is MAASDKSVDDSLYPIAVLIDELKNEDVQLRLNSIKKLSTIALALGEERTRSELIPFLTETIYDEDEVLLALADQLGNFTSLVGGPEFAMYLIPPLESLATVEETVVRDKAVESLRTVAAEHSAQDLEIHVVPTLQRLVSGDWFTSRTSACGLFSVCYPRVTQPVKAELRANFRKLCQDETPMVRRAAANKLGEFAKVVETEYLKSDLIPNFVQLAQDDQDSVRLLAVEACVSIAQLLPQDDVEHLVLPTLRQCASDSSWRVRYMVAEKFVDLQKAVGPEITRVDLVPAFQYLLKDAEAEVRAAVATKVKDFCANLDKANQVQIILSSILPYVRDLVSDPNPHVKSALASVIMGLSPMLGAYQTVEQLLPLFLIQLKDECPEVRLNIISNLDCVNDVIGIQQLSQSLLPAIVELAEDSKWRVRLAIIEYMPALAGQLGQEFFDQKLRGLCMGWLNDHVYAIREAATLNMKKLVEQFGAPWAEQAIIPMILVMSRNKNYLHRMTCLFCLNVLAEVCGTDITTKLLLPTVILLAADPVANVRFNVAKTLQKISPFLEASVIDSQVKPTLDKLNADTDVDVKHFAAQAIAGIAAA
- the Pp2A-29B gene encoding serine/threonine-protein phosphatase PP2A 65 kDa regulatory subunit isoform X1; the protein is MAASDKSVDDSLYPIAVLIDELKNEDVQLRLNSIKKLSTIALALGEERTRSELIPFLTETIYDEDEVLLALADQLGNFTSLVGGPEFAMYLIPPLESLATVEETVVRDKAVESLRTVAAEHSAQDLEIHVVPTLQRLVSGDWFTSRTSACGLFSVCYPRVTQPVKAELRANFRKLCQDETPMVRRAAANKLGEFAKVVETEYLKSDLIPNFVQLAQDDQDSVRLLAVEACVSIAQLLPQDDVEHLVLPTLRQCASDSSWRVRYMVAEKFVDLQKAVGPEITRVDLVPAFQYLLKDAEAEVRAAVATKVKDFCANLDKANQVQIILSSILPYVRDLVSDPNPHVKSALASVIMGLSPMLGAYQTVEQLLPLFLIQLKDECPEVRLNIISNLDCVNDVIGIQQLSQSLLPAIVELAEDSKWRVRLAIIEYMPALAGQLGQEFFDQKLRGLCMGWLNDHVYAIREAATLNMKKLVEQFGAPWAEQAIIPMILVMSRNKNYLHRMTCLFCLNVLAEVCGTDITTKLLLPTVILLAADPVANVRFNVAKTLQKISPFLEASVIDSQVKPTLDKLNADTDVDVKHFAAQAIAGIAAEMELNVFRTAIPPCMGAKIEAAMDSKLIVEPPPMVPADDDILQEMNAKAAAEVAEPPKVEMEC
- the CSN8 gene encoding COP9 signalosome complex subunit 8, which encodes MHLNEYEDLLERLEGEEFEQFELGADVYQQLLAIYLYQNKLANAKLLWMRIPDKLKDDKELNQLNLLNLALQHNNYADFFRNIKYEWSEKVRAPIEDLLVKQREELFNLMGSAYVSIYQQNLLELSQMSEEELKKTCTALNWGEELDGDRVILKPKIREAPPSRSNDDQLLKLTEFVTFLEN
- the RpS13 gene encoding small ribosomal subunit protein uS15; amino-acid sequence: MGRMHAPGKGISQSALPYRRTVPSWLKLNAEDVKDQIKKLGKKGLTPSKIGIILRDSHGVAQVRFVNGNKILRIMKAVGLKPDIPEDLYHMIKKAVAIRKHLERNRKDKDGKFRLILVESRIHRLARYYKTKSVLPPNWKYESSTASALVA